The following is a genomic window from Xenopus laevis strain J_2021 chromosome 2L, Xenopus_laevis_v10.1, whole genome shotgun sequence.
AGATGAAGGGACGGTGtctccccccccccgaaacgttgaatgtctGGTggttaaataaaaggggatactccccgactgcataaaTTCAAGTGTATGCGGATCCGTTTCTATATGTGTACGTTGCTAGGGGACCcagccgggtcaacggaagaacgcaccaccattgcagtactggtgaactacaggtgtgcggtaggaaaaattacattatatacaataatcccataaactcgaaattcaaccaatcgaaatttattaataaaatctaattctcagctcggacgaattgaatCTACCTGaaaactaaaattagaaaaactcgaattgaagtaaaaaaactcaaatgtcagaaaggctgcaaacatcaccaaaatgatccctggacctctcccattgacgtatgcagcaattcggcaggtttaaagtggtgaatagtcgaatatgagttcttaaagggccagagtatgataaatcttgaatttgaattaaaactcgaatcgagtttggataattcacaatttgaattaagttttttttttaccaaaaaaataaaattgaaaaatttgaattttcacttcaacatttaaaggggtggttcatctttaaggcaacttttactatgatatagaatagccaattttaagcaacttttcaattagttttcattatttattctttatagttctttatagttatttgtctttttcttctaactctttgcagctttcaaatgggcgtcgccgaCACCttccaaaaagcaaatgctctgtaaaactacacattaatcattattgttactttttattactcatctttctattcaggcctctcctatacatattccagttgcttattcaaatcagtgcatcatTACTAGGGTACTTGCTAAGAtaacaaattgcttaaaatgcaaattgaagagctgctgaataaaaagacataactcaaaaaccttaaataataaaaaatgaaacccaaatgcaaattgtctcagaatatcactctctacatcatactaaaagttatctgaaaggtgaaccacccctttaataaatctgcccctatgttttgcAACTGTAATCAaggacaaaaatataaaatttattttctcccaaatccaaattttcataaatagaaaatacccCAATGGTATTCAAGCTTATGGGCAGTGGTCGGCTATCATAAAGAATTGGCTAAAACTGTTGTAGGGTAAATTAAAAAGACTGCCCTAGTCATTGGTAATGCTGACATGATTCCTTTTATTGATAGGAATGTGTTTTTCTGCAAAGTAAGAACTAAATTTTATTTACAGAGTGGAAGCTGTCACTGTTGTTTTTGTGAGGTAAAGTTATTCATGAACCCAAACAAAACTTGTCAGCACACCCTGACCTTCACAATAAATGAAAGTTTAATGCTGGAGAGACCATCGCCCTCCTATACACACTAAAAGAATGTATACTCAATCCTTACAAAAGTGTCAAGACTAAAATGTTTGCAATGAAATACATACCCTAAAAGGAATAAATAAGTACAAAATTGCTATTAAGCAACACTATGGCCAAGAACGATTATATTGAAATAGCCACAGTGACAACATGGATAAGAGCACTAGAGTAGTAAAGGTTACCTGATTTATTGGGCTTAGTTTTACGGAAATACTGGTGGATTCTAAAAGCAGATCCAAAGTATGGTCTCTTATTTAGTTTAGTTCTACACTAAAGGAGCAAGTGCGAGtcgaaaaattaacaaaaaaaccaGATGACAACAATAAATCGAGCACCACTTATTTATCTTGTGTAGTGGCGtaattcctgaaacaatgtacaaaacaaatgaatgcatcatgcatttatatattttgaaatgtgCCAATAAAGATTTTGTCTTTTAACTTGGATCGGTGGTCTGGCAGGGCGCGATCTACGGCCTTTGGTGTGTTAAACAAATTAAGTGTATCCTTAATCTCTAGGAGTCTGGTTGAACCACCCAAAATTGAACCAATCAGAATTAGGATTATTTAAAATCCAGGAGCAGGCCTACCATAGTTCTGATCTTGTCTTCTGAGGTCACTACTAAAACTTAAGCAGGACTGTGGCAGGTGTGGTGAAGGAACCTGGTTTGCTAATCTCTTTCCTCCCAATGGTAGTAACTATAAAAGAGCATTCCTGAGATCCCCACCCTAATGTCTGAGAAAAGGCAAAACATTCTGCCAACCAAATAATAAGGGCTTATGTTATTATTGTAACCAGTTTCACTATTACTTTACAGGTTCCTTCACTAGAAAGGAGCAAATATGTGGAAATATTCATAATGGATTAACCACACAGTAATGAGCATATAAGACTTAAAGTCAATGTTTTCAATGTTACCTTTTCTGAGTGTTTAAACTGTCTCCAAAAGTCATTATACAGCTGTCGGGTCACCCTCTCTGGGTGACATGTGACAGTCTTCATATAAACTTTCAGACTCCTCTCAAGCAACTGGTTCACCTCTCCATAATCATAGTCATCGTACCTAGAAAGAAAGAAGTCAGTAGACATGATTAATTCCATAATGTGCCAGCCTTTCAAGGATATATAAAGCttattttgaaaccacaatttacCTTATTCCATAAATGCACTGTATATAGTTCCATATTGCACGTCTTAATTTGAACGTGTCCACACCACAATGAGTCGCACAAGTGTGGTAAGTTAGATTGAAGGCCACTTGGAACTTGTCATCCAGCAGCTGTCCAACTTCTGGATTTAATCTCTGTAGAAGCGAGTAACCATGATCTTCCCATGTGTAATCCTAATAAAAGAAGGCAGGGAAGACAGGGGAAAAccatatttttaaaggaataaagaaaagtaataataattgtTAAGTGATTAAGTGATACAATTGGTTAGCAGCTTCAAGCTTGAGTGGCTTTAATATAGGTGTAATGCCTTTTAGAAAAGGTAATGTCACATGGGGCTGATTCCAGCCCATCGAAAAAAGCTTTGGCAGAGAATCAGCTCCTACAATCACATTAGCCTTCTTCGTTGTCTGCATCTGGAGCCACCAACTACTGCGTTAGCATGAGTGCAGTATCATGTGCTGGAATACATTTCGGTGCAGAAATCTGCCCCGTGAGCATACATCTTGGCTGACGCAGCGGTTCCAAAAGCTCTGCCAAGCAGAGTCATGGGGAAGCTGCCTGTTCATATACAGGCAACCAGATGGTTAATTACAGCACTTATGTTGTACCACACAGCAACTgtctttacatctgaatgttgctcacggctaaAAAAAAGCCTAAACACATGGCCGAATGGCCATACATATGTGGGTAGGCAATTTGTTAAACTCTAAACTTCTTACATGCATCATATTGCGGGGGCAAAGATTGTCACATTATTTCTGATCAAGACTGAAAATCACAGGAATTAGTACATCAAAAGTCAATTTTGTCATCTGCTTACTATAACGCTCCTCTTGGGGGAGACAGCTGGTGGTAAAGAATATGcagagctttgttttccaaagtatcCTCACAAggcactttgtaaaaaaaaaaccataagttTTACTACTAGCGATTAACTTTATCACCGGTGGGATAGATTTTGcaaagagattagttgcccgcagaaAAGATTTATcacgggagactaatctcctgaTGTGCCATGGCCCTTAGACTGACAAACTGAAGAAGAAAATAAGCTAGTGTGCAGCCACATGAACACATATTACTGTTAGGCTGTGAATCTGCTGGTGATGATCAGAAGGCTTAAGATCTGTTTTTGAGCATAACAAGTGAAGCCTATTATTACAATAATGCTTACATGGGCACGAAATGTAGGCGGAGCCTGTTCACCCCGACGAGTAAAATCTATGTAGCCAAAATCTGGGTCTTCCAAAAAGCGCAGGATGCCAGGAAAGCACACTGGCTTACTGTTATCACCTGCCATACAGAAAATGGaaacatactaaagttaaaacATGTAATCACAGTAACCGTTGTAAACTGCATATTCAAAAGTACAGCTTAACGCTAACCATTGGTTGGAACCATTGCACATTCTCTCTTCTCCCTCTCGAACCTGGTTTCCATTTCTTCTTGGCTGGTCTCTTCTCCTTCCTCATCCAGTTTCTTTATCTCAGCAAGGACTCGCTCTGCCTCTTGCAATGTGCTGCTGCCCTTTATTCAGAAATATACATACACAAGGTCACACATATATTTGCATATCTAAGGTTACATACAAGAATGACCCAGTAAAACAAGATTTTCACATTTAACTAACCTTCCCTTTatactagagttgccaccttttctggaaaaaaataggggcttcctatatatttatattttttccctattaataacattgggatcaaccatcatttttaccggccaggacggtaaaataccgggcaggtgacAACTTTATACGTGTAATGAATATTGACAATAAGGAAACTACACAAATTTAATCTGGTCACTGTTTTCTAACAAAAGAATGATCTCCTTTGTTCCTAAATAGTAAGTAGTGGCAGTTTTCTGTTAATACAaggatacttaaagggattctgtcaagatttttatgatgtagtttgtatttttaaattacactgttaaaactgcaaataattcactctaccatatataatttaattccttaaccagcaagtgtattttaaagatgcaatattggtgtgtaggcagccatctcattttgcctggccatgtgctttcagaaagagtcagcactttaggatggaactgctttctggcaggctgtttctcctactcaatgtaaccgaatgtgttgcagtgggacctattgagtgctgttctaatatctaccaggcagctgctatcttatgttagggtgctgctatctggttaccttcccattgttccgttgttgagctgctggggggtgatatcgctacaacttgcagtacagcagtaaagagtgactgaagtttatcagagcacaagtcacatgacttggggcagctggaaaactgacaatatgtctagccccgtgtcagatttcaaaattaaatataaaaaaaaaaattctgtttgttcttttgagaaatggatttcagtgcagaattctgctggaatagtactattaactgatgcattttgaaaagaaaaacatatttcccatgacattatccctttaatataaaaggtGTTGGGACCCAGAATGGGTCTCCATGATCCCCCCTAAAACAGAGAAAGAATATTCTAAAATTGATTATAGTAATTAAATGTAGTACATAAATGCTTAACTGATTCTtgattggaaaaaaacaacttgcaaACAATGAAAAGGGTGACTAGACCCTGTGCTTGTAACTAGATAAAGGTTGTGGGCTTTAGCCTACAAATAGCAATGCAGCAAAAAACTAGAATTCTGATATGGTTCACAGAACCCCCAAACCAGAGGACTACAGAGGCTGAAAGAGACAACAGCTCTCAGTACAACATACCTGGGCTAGGGATTGATGCCAAACGTTCTTGGTACTATACAAAGCTCTTTAATTTAGATGCATTTATTTGGGGGAACATTTGCCTAggatttattgtttcttttttttcagaacatCACCACCTTGCTAAATATGGCTGAATTATTGTACAAGTCTATACCAATATATGGCtccaaatacattatataaagaaatataatggGAAAGACCATATGTCTATGCTTATACATACCATAGTATACATTTTAAGTGACAGCAGAGACCGCA
Proteins encoded in this region:
- the sesn2.L gene encoding sestrin 2 L homeolog isoform X2 gives rise to the protein MRHRSSRGPSAYIPVSQLTGPYVGDNIAAVMGLHPDYLHVFWKTQHQLLRMDGALSLPERHYVAIMASARHQCTYLVSLHSSCFLQVGGDLRWLEGFDAAPLKLRKLNDLNKILAHRPWLITKEHIEGSSTLQEAERVLAEIKKLDEEGEETSQEEMETRFEREKRECAMVPTNGDNSKPVCFPGILRFLEDPDFGYIDFTRRGEQAPPTFRAHDYTWEDHGYSLLQRLNPEVGQLLDDKFQVAFNLTYHTCATHCGVDTFKLRRAIWNYIQCIYGIRYDDYDYGEVNQLLERSLKVYMKTVTCHPERVTRQLYNDFWRQFKHSEKVHLNFLLLEARLQAALLYSLRAITRYMT
- the sesn2.L gene encoding sestrin 2 L homeolog isoform X1 gives rise to the protein MRHRSSRGPSAYIPVSQASARHQCTYLVSLHSSCFLQVGGDLRWLEGFDAAPLKLRKLNDLNKILAHRPWLITKEHIEILLSSQGGHSWSLAELIHALLLLTHFHALSSFILGCGIYLPEDNNAVPRPPSPDIPLSEGSSTLQEAERVLAEIKKLDEEGEETSQEEMETRFEREKRECAMVPTNGDNSKPVCFPGILRFLEDPDFGYIDFTRRGEQAPPTFRAHDYTWEDHGYSLLQRLNPEVGQLLDDKFQVAFNLTYHTCATHCGVDTFKLRRAIWNYIQCIYGIRYDDYDYGEVNQLLERSLKVYMKTVTCHPERVTRQLYNDFWRQFKHSEKVHLNFLLLEARLQAALLYSLRAITRYMT